From a single Gimesia fumaroli genomic region:
- a CDS encoding DUF1592 domain-containing protein, which yields MISRFLYISVFAAIWLSSLFSQGAERTPDPKSDAFSTVIQPLFQQNCVKCHGKKEKVDGDVNLLQLEHADQLVSNPELLENIIEAVDSGYMPPESEKPLSEKTNKQLVSSLKAYLKQSIALQKNWPETPIRRMNRFQYNNAVQDLFQLKVEVFSLPERMMREHDNYFQPQTGKMRPEVRVGSRPLGKSQLIERRLGGVAAFPQDLRAENGFDNRADHLSLSPLLLESFLRLSRSIVSSADFNSKTCGIWKEFFEFPKDKSTEETQAIVEVRLRKFLTRAFRRPASDELVNRYTSYVMRQIQNQKSFTESMQEAAAAVLASPQFFYLYDQSADRDSPNQTGIDDFSLASRLSFFLWGSIPDQTLLDLAAAGKLHEPDVLTTQVSRMLHDERLKRFCDSFPVQWLQLERIISSTPDPQRYPQFYFAKYRASMHMMLEPLLLFETLLIEDQSVLKLIDSDFSYRSDLLEAWYRDGKRGNPGSPVTVNFRRVPVKDRRQGGVITNAAVMTMTSNATRTQPITRGAWIAGVILNDPPKPPPADVPLLEDKPKEGEENLTLRERFAAHRKQASCAGCHQRIDPLGFALENYDAAGLWRETYPNGRTVDASGKLLSKHEFSNIIEFKDALLAEKDRFTRAFAAHLLSFALGREMGVADSLALDKIVADTATADYRFQSLIKEIVLSPPFLQSTVRQRNESVVE from the coding sequence TTGATCTCACGATTTTTATACATCAGCGTTTTTGCAGCAATCTGGCTCTCTTCCCTGTTTAGTCAGGGAGCTGAGCGTACGCCTGATCCAAAGTCGGATGCTTTCTCGACCGTCATCCAGCCTCTCTTTCAGCAGAACTGTGTGAAATGTCACGGCAAGAAAGAAAAGGTGGACGGCGATGTCAATCTGCTCCAACTGGAACATGCCGATCAGTTGGTAAGTAATCCCGAACTGTTGGAGAATATCATTGAAGCGGTCGACTCTGGGTACATGCCACCCGAGAGCGAAAAGCCGCTTTCTGAAAAGACAAACAAGCAACTGGTCTCCAGTCTGAAAGCGTACTTGAAGCAATCAATTGCATTACAGAAGAACTGGCCAGAAACGCCGATTCGAAGAATGAATCGGTTTCAATACAACAATGCCGTTCAGGATCTATTCCAACTCAAAGTGGAAGTCTTTTCGCTTCCGGAACGGATGATGCGGGAGCATGACAATTACTTTCAGCCACAAACGGGAAAAATGCGCCCGGAAGTCAGAGTCGGCAGTCGTCCGCTGGGCAAGTCTCAGTTAATCGAAAGACGACTTGGCGGAGTGGCCGCATTTCCCCAAGACCTGCGTGCGGAAAACGGGTTCGATAACAGAGCCGATCACCTTTCACTTTCGCCATTATTGTTGGAATCATTTCTGAGACTGAGCCGTTCGATTGTCTCCAGTGCCGACTTCAACTCAAAGACCTGTGGTATCTGGAAGGAGTTTTTTGAATTTCCGAAAGACAAGTCGACAGAAGAAACACAGGCGATTGTGGAAGTTCGCTTAAGAAAATTTCTGACACGCGCCTTTCGGCGTCCCGCCAGCGATGAACTTGTCAACCGTTACACCTCTTATGTAATGCGGCAGATTCAAAATCAAAAGTCTTTTACGGAAAGCATGCAGGAAGCGGCAGCAGCAGTACTGGCTTCGCCTCAGTTTTTCTATCTGTATGATCAGTCGGCTGACCGGGATTCTCCGAATCAAACAGGAATTGATGATTTCAGTCTGGCATCGCGGCTTTCGTTTTTCCTCTGGGGCAGCATTCCTGACCAGACACTACTCGATCTGGCGGCAGCCGGGAAACTTCATGAGCCTGACGTTTTAACGACGCAGGTTTCCCGCATGTTGCATGACGAACGTCTGAAACGATTTTGTGACAGCTTTCCTGTCCAATGGCTGCAACTGGAACGGATTATCTCTTCCACTCCCGATCCTCAGCGGTATCCGCAATTCTACTTTGCAAAGTACCGTGCCAGCATGCATATGATGCTGGAGCCATTACTCTTGTTTGAGACGTTACTGATTGAAGATCAGTCCGTGCTGAAGCTGATTGATTCCGATTTCAGTTATCGAAGTGATTTGCTGGAAGCCTGGTATCGCGATGGGAAACGGGGAAATCCAGGCTCGCCCGTGACAGTGAATTTTCGACGCGTTCCTGTGAAAGACCGGCGGCAGGGCGGAGTGATCACCAATGCTGCCGTCATGACAATGACATCGAATGCCACTCGCACCCAGCCGATCACGCGCGGTGCCTGGATTGCGGGCGTCATTCTGAATGATCCTCCCAAACCACCTCCCGCTGATGTCCCCTTGCTGGAGGATAAGCCGAAGGAGGGCGAAGAAAACTTGACGTTGCGAGAGCGATTCGCTGCCCATCGAAAACAAGCCAGTTGTGCGGGCTGTCACCAGCGGATTGATCCCTTAGGGTTTGCGTTGGAAAATTATGATGCAGCAGGCCTGTGGCGTGAAACATATCCCAATGGGCGAACGGTCGATGCCAGCGGCAAGCTGCTAAGCAAACATGAATTCTCAAATATTATCGAGTTCAAAGATGCGTTGCTGGCTGAAAAGGACCGGTTTACGCGTGCCTTTGCGGCGCATTTACTTTCATTTGCCCTGGGACGCGAAATGGGAGTGGCAGACTCATTGGCCCTGGACAAGATTGTGGCTGATACAGCAACTGCCGATTACCGGTTCCAGTCTCTCATCAAAGAAATCGTATTGAGCCCCCCGTTCTTACAGAGTACAGTCAGGCAGAGGAACGAGTCCGTCGTTGAATAA
- a CDS encoding DUF1552 domain-containing protein → MMIEINRRSFLRGAAGATLALPWLESLAHSEVPPQPAQRLAVFYVPIGVVRRGFFPGEQDAAIPKFTSSQEEIARETGLKVGMRPLKELTPTQQPLEKVKQKVTLITGMDRFYKHGSDVHAQCASCFLSSATAHAVKSSVYPLSRTLDHIIADHVGEKTPFRTLELSCNNHQDNKESIYFDNISWYGTGHVAPSIRDPRKVYRRMFGTQENQAYRDITGLVLEDARSLNRRLGRADREKFAEYFDGIRTIEEQMDKLDQIKNEIGKASVKEPDNSQLPRGQYIRLMGDLMVAALQVGLTNVATLMIGPERWDTPMRYESLFDKPMSHHQMSHNQNKYLKELLQVDRFHMEQFVYLVQKMDGIREANGTTLLDNTIFTYGSGLGDGATHQYTDLPIVVAGSGGGQLKTGQHLHCSDGTALANLWLTHAQVMGLKLDRFADSTGPVQQLLT, encoded by the coding sequence ATGATGATTGAAATCAATCGGCGATCATTTCTCCGCGGCGCCGCTGGTGCGACCCTGGCATTGCCCTGGCTGGAAAGTCTCGCGCACTCTGAAGTTCCTCCGCAACCGGCACAACGACTGGCGGTCTTTTATGTGCCCATTGGTGTTGTGCGTCGTGGTTTCTTTCCGGGCGAACAGGATGCAGCGATTCCCAAATTCACAAGTAGTCAGGAAGAGATTGCCCGGGAAACCGGTCTGAAAGTCGGGATGCGACCTCTAAAAGAGCTGACGCCCACTCAGCAGCCACTCGAAAAAGTCAAGCAGAAAGTCACACTGATCACCGGCATGGATCGTTTCTACAAGCATGGAAGTGACGTTCATGCGCAATGTGCCTCCTGTTTTTTAAGCAGCGCTACTGCCCACGCCGTCAAGTCGTCGGTGTACCCCCTGTCCCGGACTCTCGATCATATCATCGCTGACCATGTCGGGGAGAAGACTCCTTTCCGCACTTTGGAATTGAGTTGCAACAACCATCAGGACAACAAAGAGTCGATCTATTTTGATAATATCTCCTGGTATGGAACGGGGCATGTGGCACCCTCGATTCGTGATCCGCGAAAAGTCTATCGCCGGATGTTCGGCACACAGGAGAATCAGGCCTATCGCGATATCACGGGACTGGTTCTCGAAGATGCGCGCTCATTGAACAGACGACTCGGCCGTGCAGACCGTGAAAAATTTGCAGAGTACTTCGATGGCATCAGAACGATCGAAGAACAGATGGATAAACTCGATCAGATTAAAAATGAAATTGGCAAAGCTTCGGTGAAAGAACCAGATAACTCACAACTCCCCCGTGGCCAATATATTCGCCTGATGGGAGACCTGATGGTGGCTGCACTGCAGGTTGGTTTAACCAATGTAGCCACGTTGATGATTGGTCCCGAACGCTGGGATACCCCCATGCGATACGAATCGCTGTTCGACAAACCGATGAGCCATCATCAGATGTCTCATAATCAAAATAAGTATTTGAAAGAACTGTTGCAGGTGGATCGATTCCATATGGAACAGTTTGTGTATCTCGTGCAGAAGATGGATGGCATTCGTGAAGCGAATGGAACGACATTGCTTGACAATACCATCTTCACGTATGGTTCCGGTCTGGGCGATGGTGCCACGCATCAATATACCGACCTGCCCATTGTCGTCGCGGGTTCTGGCGGAGGACAATTAAAGACGGGACAGCATCTGCATTGCTCCGATGGCACCGCCCTGGCAAACCTCTGGCTCACGCACGCACAAGTCATGGGTTTAAAGCTCGATCGATTTGCCGACAGCACGGGCCCGGTCCAGCAATTATTGACCTGA
- a CDS encoding alpha/beta hydrolase family protein, with the protein MTFQHGLSSDRRFLILVCVVSLCLCFQTEQIRAESKPTGPVFVDIPEQGQVQFETIQGEENVPTRFHLEPHTFPFSCQFKRMSGPVRVYDVTFPSPVKTEVAENNTVHGHYYQPAGSGPFPACVCLHILGGGFELSEMSANSLARQGIAALTIKMPYYAQRRGKGEQGRRRMISFVPEHTAEGMTQAVLDVRQAAAWLASRQEVDAERMGVTGISLGGIMSALSSAAEPRFKKVAIYLGGGNLALGIWENPHPHAKQFRKHWLENGGTYESFLKIMKPVDPHTYGHLLQNRDVLMVVAKHDEILPPQSSLALWESIGKKPEIVWLDSGHITAAMYIFGETHRLTTFFSKWETE; encoded by the coding sequence ATGACATTTCAGCATGGTCTGTCGTCTGATCGACGTTTTCTTATTTTGGTTTGTGTGGTCTCTCTCTGTCTGTGTTTTCAGACGGAGCAAATCCGGGCCGAGAGTAAACCGACTGGTCCCGTTTTTGTAGACATTCCAGAGCAGGGGCAGGTTCAGTTTGAAACCATCCAAGGGGAGGAAAACGTTCCCACACGGTTTCATCTTGAGCCGCATACGTTTCCCTTCAGTTGCCAGTTTAAGCGGATGAGCGGGCCGGTTCGCGTGTATGATGTGACGTTTCCCTCGCCTGTCAAAACCGAAGTGGCAGAGAATAATACGGTGCACGGGCATTACTACCAGCCAGCAGGTTCCGGGCCGTTTCCTGCGTGTGTCTGCCTGCATATTCTGGGAGGCGGTTTTGAGCTTTCCGAGATGTCGGCGAATTCACTGGCACGACAGGGAATTGCTGCGCTGACCATAAAGATGCCTTACTATGCCCAGCGACGGGGCAAGGGAGAGCAGGGGAGGCGTCGGATGATCTCGTTTGTGCCCGAGCATACGGCTGAGGGAATGACTCAAGCCGTGCTGGATGTGCGGCAGGCTGCCGCCTGGCTGGCAAGTCGCCAGGAAGTAGATGCCGAGCGGATGGGAGTGACCGGAATCAGTCTGGGTGGGATTATGTCAGCACTGTCTTCCGCGGCAGAACCCCGCTTCAAGAAGGTGGCGATTTATCTGGGCGGGGGCAATCTGGCTCTGGGAATCTGGGAAAATCCTCATCCACATGCCAAGCAGTTTCGCAAGCATTGGCTGGAGAATGGGGGAACGTACGAGTCGTTTTTAAAGATTATGAAGCCGGTAGACCCTCACACATATGGGCATTTACTACAGAACCGTGATGTGTTGATGGTGGTTGCGAAGCATGATGAAATTCTGCCTCCCCAAAGTTCGCTTGCATTATGGGAGTCGATTGGAAAGAAGCCGGAAATAGTCTGGCTGGATTCGGGGCATATTACGGCTGCGATGTATATTTTTGGTGAAACACACCGTCTGACGACGTTCTTTTCCAAGTGGGAAACAGAGTAA
- a CDS encoding LptF/LptG family permease, translating to MRLLQRYILFELLRVFTLMITVLTVLLVFVGAFQQASNQGLGALLVLKILPFIVPSMLPFTIPATLLLTVCVVYGRISGDQEITAAKAAGINVLSLLWPSFILGGFLSLGSLLLSDQVIPWAEKNIENTIACELETIFLEKLRSQNQIHDPNSGISITVMGVRDKTLLVPTFRYSPPGKKPVHLQAEEATLEFDLTNQQVILHIAKGHIDFPGKPRFYVEKDVFPFPLPSQTAMAKPRHMSVRSIKSELGDLQEKRGEFEFQRDIEVAMLLALGDFNRFQSPEVSTDLPQNHVEEKRKNKLKTALASRFALSCSCFFFVLVGCPFSIAQARRQFLTSFFLVFVPILLFYYPIVLLTINLSKLGKIEPSWSLWAGNLGLLCIAFHMLRKVLRN from the coding sequence ATGCGATTGCTTCAGCGCTATATTCTTTTTGAATTGCTGCGCGTTTTCACTTTAATGATCACTGTTCTCACCGTCCTGTTGGTGTTTGTGGGTGCATTCCAGCAAGCCTCCAATCAGGGACTGGGTGCGCTGCTCGTCTTGAAGATTCTGCCGTTCATCGTTCCCAGCATGTTGCCCTTTACCATTCCCGCAACATTGCTCTTAACGGTCTGCGTGGTTTATGGCCGCATTTCAGGCGACCAGGAAATCACCGCCGCCAAAGCAGCTGGCATCAACGTGCTCTCCCTGCTCTGGCCTTCCTTCATTCTGGGAGGCTTTCTCAGCCTGGGTTCGCTATTGCTCAGCGATCAGGTGATTCCCTGGGCCGAAAAGAATATCGAAAACACGATTGCCTGCGAACTCGAAACGATCTTCCTGGAAAAATTGCGTTCCCAGAATCAGATCCATGATCCCAATAGCGGCATTTCGATTACTGTGATGGGAGTCAGGGACAAAACCCTGCTCGTACCTACATTCCGTTATTCTCCTCCAGGCAAAAAACCGGTACATCTGCAAGCGGAAGAAGCCACGCTGGAATTTGACCTGACCAACCAGCAGGTCATCTTGCACATCGCCAAAGGACATATTGACTTCCCTGGAAAACCGCGTTTTTACGTTGAGAAAGATGTCTTCCCCTTTCCTCTGCCCAGCCAGACTGCGATGGCCAAACCCAGACACATGAGCGTGCGATCCATCAAATCCGAACTGGGAGACCTTCAGGAAAAGCGGGGAGAATTTGAATTTCAACGCGATATCGAAGTTGCCATGCTGTTAGCCCTTGGAGATTTTAATCGATTTCAATCACCGGAAGTCAGCACCGATCTGCCTCAGAATCATGTCGAAGAAAAACGCAAGAATAAACTCAAGACAGCCCTTGCCAGTCGCTTTGCTCTAAGCTGTAGTTGCTTCTTCTTCGTTCTGGTAGGCTGCCCGTTCTCCATCGCCCAGGCACGCCGACAATTCCTCACCAGTTTTTTCCTGGTTTTTGTCCCGATCCTGCTGTTCTATTACCCTATCGTCCTGCTGACGATCAATTTATCTAAGCTGGGTAAAATTGAACCAAGCTGGTCACTCTGGGCGGGAAACCTGGGTTTGCTATGCATCGCCTTTCATATGCTGCGAAAAGTGCTCCGGAATTAA
- a CDS encoding sulfatase family protein, with the protein MTDQRPNIILIITDQQRFDTIQAAGYDFMETPHIDRLHREGIVFNNCFITAASCAPARASLFTGHYPHTTGILKNADTWKHGWIENLHDGGYQTVNIGKMHSWPYTTPLGFEQRYVVENKDRYLEGRYFYDEWDKALRARGLVKQQRELYRQLPDYKESLGAFDWLLDEDMHPDMFVGNMAVDWIRNYPVSEPLFLEIGFPGPHPPYDPIPRYAESYLKKELNIAPVLESDLANQPEPLKAMRIHNNEVDHDSVVHLLEPTAEQRHRQRAYYLANVTMIDEKVGEIMAALEEKGLLDNSIVIFTSDHGDCLTDHGHSQKWTMYDVITRVPMIIWAPNRFGEPRAVDGLVQQMDLGPTLMDIADIPIPEPMAARSLLPLLQSGPEAASCLRDVVFAEQAKDGILTTSKFMTMVRTQDWKLVHFLDEPWGQLFDLKADPLEVDNLWDAPAHSEKKKELLALLREWRIRDSYENADLWEDYR; encoded by the coding sequence ATGACAGATCAGCGACCAAACATCATACTCATTATTACCGATCAGCAGCGGTTCGATACGATTCAGGCAGCCGGCTATGATTTCATGGAAACGCCACACATTGATCGTTTGCATCGCGAGGGTATTGTTTTCAACAACTGTTTTATCACAGCCGCTTCCTGTGCACCTGCAAGAGCATCACTCTTTACAGGCCATTATCCCCATACGACGGGTATTCTGAAAAATGCCGATACCTGGAAGCATGGCTGGATCGAAAACCTGCATGACGGAGGTTATCAGACGGTCAACATTGGCAAAATGCACAGCTGGCCCTATACCACTCCACTAGGCTTCGAACAGCGCTACGTGGTGGAGAACAAAGATCGCTACCTGGAAGGGCGCTACTTTTACGATGAGTGGGATAAAGCATTACGGGCGCGCGGCCTGGTGAAACAGCAACGGGAACTCTACCGTCAGTTACCTGATTACAAGGAAAGCCTGGGCGCCTTTGACTGGCTGCTGGATGAGGATATGCATCCCGACATGTTTGTGGGGAACATGGCAGTCGACTGGATCCGCAATTACCCCGTCAGCGAACCGCTGTTTCTGGAAATTGGTTTTCCCGGCCCGCATCCGCCCTATGATCCGATTCCCCGGTATGCAGAGTCGTATCTGAAAAAAGAGCTCAACATCGCACCCGTTCTCGAAAGCGATCTGGCTAACCAGCCGGAGCCGTTAAAGGCGATGCGCATTCATAACAACGAAGTGGATCACGATTCCGTTGTGCATCTGCTTGAACCGACAGCAGAACAGCGGCACCGACAGCGCGCCTATTATCTGGCCAACGTCACGATGATTGACGAAAAGGTGGGTGAGATTATGGCGGCGCTGGAAGAGAAAGGACTGCTCGACAATTCCATTGTGATCTTCACCTCTGATCACGGCGATTGCCTGACAGACCATGGACACAGCCAGAAATGGACCATGTACGACGTCATAACGCGCGTGCCGATGATCATCTGGGCCCCCAATCGCTTTGGAGAACCGCGGGCCGTTGATGGTCTGGTTCAGCAGATGGATCTTGGTCCGACCTTGATGGACATCGCGGACATCCCCATTCCCGAACCAATGGCAGCACGCAGCCTGTTGCCGCTGCTCCAATCGGGACCTGAAGCGGCGTCCTGTTTACGAGACGTCGTGTTCGCCGAACAGGCCAAAGATGGCATTCTGACAACCAGCAAATTTATGACCATGGTGCGCACGCAAGATTGGAAACTGGTGCATTTCCTCGACGAACCGTGGGGCCAACTGTTCGATCTCAAAGCCGATCCTCTGGAAGTGGACAATCTCTGGGATGCGCCCGCACATTCTGAAAAGAAGAAAGAACTGCTCGCCCTCCTCCGAGAATGGCGCATCCGCGACAGCTATGAAAACGCGGATCTCTGGGAAGATTATCGGTAA
- a CDS encoding sulfatase-like hydrolase/transferase produces the protein MLNRRVLLAAMGTVLCLTTTGVSFAAKPDTSGKPNIILVMADDQGWGDTGYNGHPFVQTPSLDAMAKDGFVFDRFYAGAPVCSPTRASVMTGRNPNRAKVTNHGRYMRPHEQTIAETLKAAGYVTGIFGKVHLGSGQPDSPCNPSGMGFDEWVIGLNFFDNDPYLSRMGKIEHRQGKGSVILMDDTLDFLKKHKDGDKPIFTVVWFPSPHAPHAEVPDGSSLYKGKPNAAYYREITLLDQQVGRLRRALRDMGMAENTIVWYCSDNGGLVKETSGGREKKGSIYEGGLRVPGIIEWPARKLKGRTAVPVATFDIYPTLLAMAGVELYAPHPLDGMDVSGIISGSVSERSKPMGFWHKLQGGQGTRSDQIQKAIMEKQQAGAPLPHDPKRVRKDVDEFPQFPEETTTGHAAWTDWPWKLHRINGTKFELYNLSDDPMEKTDLSQNPQQTKRVKRMKQELDTWMRSVIRSINGKDYQETK, from the coding sequence ATGCTGAACCGACGTGTTTTGTTAGCAGCGATGGGAACCGTTCTTTGCCTGACCACGACAGGAGTCTCCTTTGCGGCCAAACCGGACACCTCTGGTAAACCCAACATCATTCTGGTGATGGCGGATGACCAGGGCTGGGGCGACACCGGTTATAATGGTCACCCGTTTGTGCAGACGCCGTCACTCGATGCCATGGCGAAGGACGGGTTCGTCTTTGACCGCTTCTATGCCGGTGCGCCGGTCTGTTCGCCGACCCGTGCCAGCGTGATGACCGGGCGGAATCCGAATCGAGCCAAAGTCACGAACCATGGCCGCTACATGCGACCGCATGAGCAGACCATCGCAGAAACGTTGAAAGCGGCCGGATATGTCACCGGCATTTTCGGTAAAGTGCACCTGGGTTCGGGCCAACCCGACTCGCCCTGCAATCCCAGCGGCATGGGGTTCGATGAATGGGTGATCGGCCTCAACTTTTTCGACAACGATCCCTACCTGAGCCGCATGGGAAAGATCGAGCATCGTCAGGGAAAAGGCTCGGTCATCCTGATGGATGATACGCTTGACTTCCTCAAGAAACACAAGGACGGCGACAAGCCGATCTTTACGGTCGTCTGGTTCCCCTCTCCACACGCCCCGCACGCGGAAGTGCCGGATGGCTCCAGTCTTTATAAGGGCAAACCCAACGCGGCGTACTACCGCGAGATCACGCTGCTCGATCAGCAGGTCGGACGCCTGCGGCGCGCACTCAGGGACATGGGCATGGCGGAGAATACCATCGTCTGGTACTGCAGCGATAACGGTGGGCTGGTCAAGGAAACGTCCGGCGGTCGCGAGAAAAAGGGGAGCATCTACGAAGGGGGCCTGCGCGTGCCGGGCATCATCGAATGGCCCGCACGCAAGCTCAAAGGTCGCACCGCGGTCCCTGTGGCGACCTTTGATATTTATCCCACCCTGCTGGCGATGGCCGGCGTGGAGTTGTACGCGCCGCACCCGCTCGATGGCATGGATGTGAGCGGCATCATTTCGGGGTCGGTGTCCGAACGCAGTAAGCCGATGGGTTTCTGGCACAAATTACAGGGCGGGCAAGGAACGCGGAGCGACCAGATTCAGAAAGCGATCATGGAAAAGCAGCAGGCCGGCGCCCCCTTACCGCATGATCCCAAAAGAGTTCGCAAAGACGTCGACGAATTCCCCCAGTTTCCCGAAGAGACCACGACCGGGCATGCCGCGTGGACCGACTGGCCCTGGAAACTGCATCGGATCAACGGCACCAAATTCGAACTCTACAATCTAAGCGATGACCCAATGGAAAAAACCGATCTTTCCCAAAATCCTCAACAGACCAAGCGGGTAAAACGGATGAAGCAGGAATTAGATACATGGATGCGGTCTGTGATCCGCAGTATCAATGGAAAAGATTATCAGGAAACGAAGTAA
- a CDS encoding Gfo/Idh/MocA family protein has product MTSTSDTTRRDFLKTSVAAASAFAAPAFVRGQNLNSQLQFAGIGTDGKGYSDIKLIASHDKVKCVAFCDVDLSRTEKVKPLAPEAPIYQDYKKMLDELGDKIDAVSVSTPDHTHAIISIDAMQRGKHVYCQKPLTRTVWEARQMRQQAKKAGVITRMGNQIHSHSAYRTGVKAIQDGVIGKVTAIHSWVGTTGHGRSGLLEPPVKNEAVPKSLDWNLWISVAPMRPYGGNRVYHPFTWRDWQDFGSGAIGDFGCHLLDPVYTALKITGDPISVRSEHTGMNDEVWPAQETIQYVVPGTQYTASRSLPITWYDGGRRPSNGIAKLLPGQSLPNSGSVFVGQKGNMILPHVGQPFVNIEGVKIEPVESLDHYHGWVDGCLSGKQPSDGFEYGGHLTEAVQLGNVAAYFPGETLEFDGKAVKITNNSAANKYLTRDYRTGFEIAST; this is encoded by the coding sequence ATGACATCCACCTCAGATACCACCCGCCGGGATTTTTTGAAAACATCCGTTGCAGCCGCGTCCGCTTTTGCCGCACCGGCATTTGTCCGCGGACAAAATTTGAACTCGCAATTGCAGTTTGCGGGCATCGGTACCGACGGCAAAGGGTATTCCGATATCAAGCTCATCGCCAGCCACGACAAAGTGAAATGCGTCGCCTTTTGCGATGTCGATTTGTCGCGGACCGAAAAAGTCAAGCCTTTGGCCCCTGAGGCTCCCATCTACCAGGACTACAAAAAAATGCTGGATGAACTGGGTGATAAAATCGATGCCGTCTCGGTTTCGACCCCCGACCATACACACGCCATCATCAGCATCGACGCGATGCAACGCGGGAAGCACGTTTACTGCCAGAAACCGCTGACGCGCACGGTTTGGGAAGCCCGCCAGATGCGACAGCAGGCAAAAAAGGCAGGCGTCATCACGCGGATGGGAAACCAGATTCATTCGCACTCGGCTTATCGCACCGGAGTGAAAGCGATTCAAGATGGCGTCATCGGGAAAGTAACGGCCATCCATTCCTGGGTCGGCACCACCGGACATGGTCGCAGCGGTTTACTCGAACCACCTGTGAAGAATGAAGCGGTGCCAAAATCGCTCGATTGGAACCTCTGGATCAGCGTGGCTCCCATGCGTCCTTACGGCGGAAACCGCGTGTACCATCCCTTTACATGGAGAGACTGGCAGGACTTCGGCTCCGGGGCCATCGGCGATTTCGGTTGCCATTTACTCGACCCGGTATATACGGCCCTTAAAATTACGGGTGACCCCATTAGCGTGCGCTCGGAACACACCGGCATGAACGACGAAGTCTGGCCCGCTCAGGAAACCATTCAATACGTCGTTCCCGGCACGCAGTATACGGCTAGTCGCAGCTTGCCGATTACCTGGTACGATGGCGGACGGCGGCCGAGTAACGGAATCGCCAAACTGTTACCCGGGCAATCTCTGCCGAACAGCGGCTCAGTTTTCGTTGGTCAAAAAGGGAACATGATTCTGCCCCATGTCGGCCAGCCGTTCGTCAACATCGAAGGTGTGAAAATCGAACCGGTAGAAAGTCTCGATCATTATCACGGCTGGGTCGATGGTTGCTTGTCCGGAAAACAGCCCAGCGACGGGTTTGAATACGGCGGACATCTGACCGAAGCCGTGCAGTTAGGAAATGTTGCCGCGTACTTCCCGGGTGAAACCCTCGAATTCGATGGTAAAGCCGTCAAAATCACGAACAACTCGGCTGCAAATAAATATTTGACGCGGGACTACCGCACCGGCTTCGAAATCGCCTCGACTTAG
- a CDS encoding Hpt domain-containing protein: MLDNSPVRSSFCDDEDFLELIEMFVDGIEEKKAILREASADQVEELKVLSHQMKGASAGYGFEALSQLAADLETACKAEDRDEIERQKEIILNHMDRIVH; the protein is encoded by the coding sequence ATGTTAGACAATTCACCGGTTCGGTCATCCTTTTGCGATGATGAAGATTTTCTCGAGTTGATCGAGATGTTTGTTGATGGAATTGAAGAGAAAAAAGCAATTCTTCGCGAGGCATCTGCAGATCAGGTTGAAGAACTGAAAGTCTTATCGCATCAAATGAAGGGGGCCAGTGCCGGTTACGGGTTTGAAGCACTCTCGCAGTTGGCGGCTGACCTGGAAACCGCGTGTAAAGCAGAAGATCGAGATGAAATTGAACGTCAGAAAGAGATTATTCTGAACCATATGGACCGGATTGTACATTAA